A genomic region of Negativicoccus succinicivorans contains the following coding sequences:
- a CDS encoding MotA/TolQ/ExbB proton channel family protein, with amino-acid sequence MSDALHLFNAGGLVMYPLLLCSILVIAIGIERFRYYQKAESDISKLVEEIPVLLHQNDLSGLKQILDEDGGFPAMAIRDAVGHLHTGASQTAVVEGSAAHGASLLRNYLNYLDVIVTMSPLLGLLGTVTGMINSFSILSVSEGQPFAITAGVGEALVATATGLLVAILALVVHTYLAHRLDNLVSDMERLASVYLAHVDGEANEA; translated from the coding sequence ATGAGTGACGCACTTCATTTATTCAATGCAGGCGGCTTGGTAATGTATCCGTTGCTACTGTGTTCGATTTTAGTCATTGCAATCGGGATTGAGCGATTTCGTTATTACCAAAAAGCAGAATCAGACATCTCGAAATTAGTCGAAGAAATTCCGGTCCTGCTGCATCAAAACGATCTTAGCGGTTTGAAGCAGATCTTGGATGAGGATGGCGGATTCCCGGCGATGGCGATTCGTGACGCAGTAGGGCATCTTCATACCGGCGCCAGCCAAACTGCCGTTGTCGAAGGCAGCGCCGCCCATGGCGCATCTTTATTGCGCAACTATTTAAATTATTTGGATGTCATCGTTACAATGTCTCCGCTATTGGGATTATTGGGCACAGTGACCGGGATGATTAATTCGTTCAGCATTTTATCCGTTTCTGAAGGGCAGCCTTTTGCTATCACTGCCGGTGTCGGGGAAGCACTGGTAGCAACGGCAACCGGTTTGTTGGTGGCCATCTTGGCTCTGGTTGTGCATACGTATTTGGCGCACCGTTTGGATAATCTTGTTTCCGATATGGAGCGTTTAGCATCTGTTTACCTGGCCCATGTGGACGGTGAGGCAAATGAAGCTTAG
- a CDS encoding sirohydrochlorin cobaltochelatase has protein sequence MNDKAIVLTSFGTTLTDERRRTLKHMQNLTQKAYPDWDVYIAFTSRIVIDRISKQEGEKFYSERAMFYHLASEGYREVAYQPLHIIPGAEYSKIMQLVYKWKADLVFRRLVIGRPLLYFIGQGDERPDDYQLLLDTLKDVIPSAPQEGLLLLAHGTNHPAQAVYSALQLKANQLGYDNVWIGTLEGFPEWREAAKQMRFAGIRKIHVKPLFFHAGEHVSVDIFSKEESVVQKLLEYGFIVEEDWQSLGQIEDILKLYMQHLDDAISERYRGRSHGRPAIPSII, from the coding sequence ATGAATGATAAAGCGATTGTGCTGACGAGTTTTGGTACGACGCTAACAGACGAACGTAGACGCACGCTGAAACATATGCAGAACTTGACTCAAAAAGCATATCCGGATTGGGACGTATACATCGCCTTTACAAGTCGGATTGTCATCGACCGAATCTCGAAACAAGAAGGGGAAAAGTTTTACAGCGAACGGGCCATGTTTTACCATTTGGCGTCGGAAGGATATCGTGAGGTAGCGTATCAACCCTTGCACATTATCCCGGGGGCGGAATACTCGAAAATAATGCAACTGGTGTATAAATGGAAAGCAGACCTTGTTTTTCGACGTTTGGTGATCGGTCGACCTTTATTGTATTTTATCGGTCAGGGGGACGAACGGCCGGATGACTATCAATTGCTTTTAGACACGCTGAAGGATGTGATCCCCTCCGCACCGCAGGAAGGACTCTTGCTATTAGCTCACGGGACGAATCATCCTGCGCAGGCGGTTTATTCGGCGTTACAACTTAAAGCGAATCAGTTGGGCTATGATAATGTCTGGATAGGAACACTGGAGGGATTTCCCGAATGGCGTGAAGCGGCAAAGCAAATGCGTTTTGCGGGAATTCGTAAGATTCATGTTAAACCCCTCTTTTTCCATGCGGGTGAACACGTAAGTGTGGATATATTTAGTAAAGAAGAAAGTGTTGTTCAAAAGTTGTTAGAATACGGTTTTATTGTTGAAGAGGATTGGCAGTCTTTGGGACAAATTGAAGATATACTCAAGCTATATATGCAGCACTTGGATGATGCAATCAGTGAAAGGTATCGAGGTCGCTCACATGGGCGACCGGCGATTCCTTCTATTATTTAA
- a CDS encoding radical SAM/SPASM domain-containing protein gives MQKKKGKWCYLTPEFVILALTGACNFKCRYCYAANQALVKLPHAAIRWALDMAAANGKAVTVQLTGGEPLLAFDRLCYAVEYAAEKNYYIKWQIQTNASLITPAVAEYFAKHKIGIGVSLDGDVTRNNAARIYPDDTGTAHHIMRGLSILRDAGLGVGITCVVGRHNIRHLDSLIPMAYYAGNVFRIGFDILRPQGRASVSDTVTGDEMQAALVKVLQKADWFYRKTGKKITFSHSERIRLLIDGKLAPFGHCYALTNRALYVDPSGDCYACASLSGQPEFRLGSYKEEIQTECMQTVHERLEEMLEQCRECDCLKVCGGGCYARWVKSKQAQEAECVLKKIFIHREQKDIIHKGVVV, from the coding sequence GTGCAAAAGAAAAAGGGGAAGTGGTGTTATTTGACTCCGGAATTTGTAATTCTGGCGTTAACCGGAGCCTGCAATTTTAAATGCCGTTACTGTTATGCAGCGAATCAAGCACTTGTCAAACTGCCTCATGCCGCCATTCGTTGGGCATTGGATATGGCCGCGGCTAACGGAAAAGCGGTGACTGTACAATTAACCGGAGGGGAGCCTTTGTTGGCTTTTGACCGATTGTGCTACGCTGTTGAGTATGCCGCCGAAAAAAATTACTATATTAAGTGGCAAATCCAGACAAATGCCAGCCTGATTACGCCGGCCGTCGCGGAATATTTTGCGAAGCACAAAATTGGCATCGGTGTGAGCTTGGATGGGGACGTAACACGTAATAATGCGGCTCGAATTTATCCTGACGATACAGGTACAGCACACCATATCATGCGCGGGCTATCCATTTTACGTGATGCCGGTCTGGGCGTAGGCATTACCTGTGTAGTGGGTCGGCATAATATCCGGCATTTAGATTCGTTAATCCCCATGGCCTATTATGCAGGGAATGTATTTCGCATCGGCTTTGATATTTTACGGCCGCAGGGGCGGGCGAGCGTATCCGATACCGTTACCGGCGACGAAATGCAGGCTGCTTTGGTCAAAGTGCTTCAGAAAGCGGATTGGTTTTATCGAAAAACAGGTAAAAAAATTACCTTTTCCCACAGTGAACGAATTCGCCTATTGATAGATGGAAAATTGGCTCCGTTTGGTCATTGTTATGCCCTTACCAATCGTGCATTATATGTGGATCCGAGCGGTGACTGCTATGCCTGTGCCTCCTTGTCCGGCCAGCCGGAGTTTCGCTTGGGCTCTTATAAAGAAGAAATTCAGACCGAATGTATGCAAACCGTTCATGAACGTCTCGAAGAGATGCTCGAGCAATGTCGTGAATGCGATTGCTTGAAAGTTTGCGGTGGCGGGTGTTATGCTCGCTGGGTCAAAAGCAAACAAGCGCAGGAAGCGGAATGTGTATTAAAGAAAATATTTATTCATCGAGAGCAGAAAGATATTATTCACAAAGGAGTTGTCGTATGA
- the cobO gene encoding cob(I)yrinic acid a,c-diamide adenosyltransferase — MDKGLVLVNTGNGKGKTTAALGLALRAVGNGQKVLILQFIKGAWKYGELSALERLSPDVEIHPLGNGFVRHNKKDGGQKEFQQHQEKARAAWETVKNEVMSDQWDLIILDEVNYAVDFGLLRVEDVVDLIKKRPERLNIVLTGRNARPEVIAIADTVTEMKLIKHAFEKGIRARRGIEF; from the coding sequence ATGGATAAAGGTTTAGTATTGGTAAATACCGGCAATGGTAAAGGCAAAACTACCGCCGCATTGGGACTTGCTTTGCGAGCTGTAGGCAACGGCCAAAAGGTGCTGATATTACAATTTATCAAAGGCGCTTGGAAATACGGCGAACTCAGTGCGTTGGAGCGATTGTCGCCGGATGTGGAAATTCATCCTTTAGGAAACGGGTTCGTACGTCACAATAAAAAAGACGGTGGTCAGAAAGAGTTTCAACAGCATCAGGAAAAAGCACGTGCTGCGTGGGAGACGGTCAAAAACGAAGTGATGTCGGATCAATGGGACCTGATTATTTTGGATGAAGTTAATTACGCGGTGGATTTCGGTCTGTTACGGGTGGAAGATGTCGTCGATTTAATAAAAAAACGTCCGGAACGATTGAACATTGTTTTGACGGGACGCAATGCGCGTCCGGAGGTTATTGCGATTGCTGATACAGTAACTGAAATGAAACTGATCAAGCATGCATTTGAGAAAGGTATTCGCGCACGTCGGGGCATTGAATTTTAA
- the cobI gene encoding precorrin-2 C(20)-methyltransferase, translating to MQTGTLYGIGVGPGDSEFLTVKAVRTLEHVDVIIVPKTEKKTDSVAYQIAKPFIKKSTEVIPIVFPMVPDMTVQERAWEENRKIISGLLAEGKDIAFLTLGDPMLYSTYMYIFRALKKTEYPIETIPGIPAFLAIASRIGRTVGDQEDVITILPGTADAEKLERVIAVSDSLVIMKVYKTWPIIKKLMEKYNLIDDAIMISRAGLPDEIIYRDLRALPEDTKLNYLSTILAKRSH from the coding sequence ATGCAAACAGGAACATTATATGGAATTGGTGTAGGGCCCGGGGATTCAGAGTTTCTAACGGTTAAAGCGGTACGGACACTGGAGCATGTCGACGTGATTATCGTTCCGAAAACGGAGAAGAAAACCGATTCGGTTGCCTACCAAATTGCCAAGCCTTTTATCAAAAAATCAACGGAAGTTATCCCTATCGTTTTCCCGATGGTTCCGGACATGACAGTTCAGGAAAGAGCCTGGGAGGAAAACCGTAAAATTATTTCCGGATTGTTGGCGGAGGGCAAGGATATCGCGTTTTTAACGCTCGGTGATCCCATGTTGTACAGTACATACATGTACATTTTTAGAGCACTAAAGAAAACGGAATATCCCATCGAAACTATTCCGGGCATCCCTGCTTTTTTGGCGATTGCTTCTCGTATCGGACGGACAGTCGGCGATCAGGAAGACGTTATTACCATTTTACCCGGTACTGCGGATGCAGAAAAATTGGAACGTGTCATTGCGGTCAGCGACAGTTTGGTTATTATGAAAGTTTATAAAACTTGGCCGATAATTAAAAAGCTGATGGAAAAATACAACTTGATTGATGATGCGATTATGATTTCGCGTGCAGGCTTGCCGGATGAGATCATATATCGCGATTTGCGTGCCTTGCCGGAAGATACAAAGTTAAATTATTTATCGACAATCTTAGCGAAACGGAGTCACTAA
- a CDS encoding energy transducer TonB, with protein MYYGENEGWGKPITGSLLAHAIVFALFGVAIHFAPTPEHVSLDPVVVEIYDPGGGGGGGSDIAAQNTSTFPDDLDEYDDWESTEESIDENVEAPIHDAYASTPEQSPAKPMRKHRVRRSRSGSGTGQGTGHGSGIGSGTGSGIGSGRGSGIGSGTGSGTGSGVGSNTAPPTSPSILSAPDPKYPESARGANIEGTVGVELVIGAQGSVTSAWVAESSGNAALDQAAVDAVYRWRFAPGTVNGSPVETRSRVRVSFGLKQHSR; from the coding sequence ATGTATTATGGTGAAAATGAGGGCTGGGGCAAGCCTATAACAGGATCTCTTCTGGCGCATGCTATTGTTTTTGCTTTATTCGGAGTTGCGATTCACTTTGCACCAACACCGGAACACGTATCTCTCGATCCCGTGGTAGTCGAGATTTATGACCCGGGTGGCGGTGGTGGCGGCGGCTCCGATATTGCCGCACAGAACACGTCGACATTTCCGGATGATTTAGATGAATACGATGATTGGGAAAGCACAGAAGAAAGTATTGATGAAAACGTAGAAGCGCCAATTCATGATGCTTACGCATCGACGCCGGAACAATCCCCGGCAAAGCCGATGCGAAAACATCGTGTTCGACGTTCACGATCCGGCTCCGGCACAGGTCAGGGAACCGGACATGGATCGGGCATAGGTAGCGGTACGGGTAGCGGTATCGGTTCCGGGAGAGGATCCGGCATCGGTTCAGGGACCGGATCAGGCACAGGATCTGGTGTGGGCTCGAATACTGCTCCGCCTACAAGCCCATCCATACTTTCCGCTCCCGACCCGAAGTATCCGGAATCCGCCCGTGGAGCCAATATTGAAGGCACCGTAGGTGTAGAATTGGTAATTGGAGCGCAAGGATCCGTAACGAGCGCATGGGTAGCCGAATCATCAGGAAATGCAGCGCTGGATCAGGCAGCAGTGGATGCCGTATATCGATGGCGCTTTGCGCCCGGGACGGTTAACGGATCCCCGGTCGAAACACGATCTCGTGTGCGTGTAAGCTTTGGCTTGAAACAACATTCACGCTAA
- a CDS encoding ATP-binding protein, giving the protein MKRQNYPFTAIVGQERMKKALLLNAINPAIGGVLIKGEKGTAKSTAVRALADVLPPIDAVKDCQFRCDPEEPGLFCSDCMERQAAGETLATYETRMKVVELPVNATEDRVVGTLDLEHAISQGKKKFEPGILADANRNILYVDEINLLDDHVVDVLLDAAAMGVNTVEREGVSMSHPAKFVLIGTMNPEEGDIRPQLLDRFGLSVEVVGEHDAQQRVEVIKRRLAYEADPEKFAEEYAEEQKQLEKKIHRARVLLPTVQVPDEALAKTAELSVALDVDGHRADITMLKTAMTIAAFDGRSEVTLADLKAAAELVLPHRMRRKPFEETGIDFTVIDQVLNGQAS; this is encoded by the coding sequence ATGAAACGTCAAAACTACCCATTTACTGCTATTGTAGGTCAGGAACGCATGAAAAAAGCGTTGCTTTTAAATGCCATTAATCCTGCGATCGGCGGAGTTCTTATTAAAGGAGAAAAAGGTACGGCAAAATCTACTGCAGTTCGTGCATTGGCCGATGTTTTGCCGCCGATTGATGCAGTAAAAGATTGCCAATTCCGTTGTGATCCGGAAGAACCTGGGCTTTTCTGCAGTGACTGTATGGAACGACAGGCTGCGGGCGAAACTCTTGCCACCTATGAAACACGCATGAAAGTAGTTGAATTGCCGGTCAACGCGACGGAAGATCGTGTCGTTGGCACATTGGATTTAGAACATGCTATTTCGCAAGGCAAAAAGAAATTTGAGCCGGGCATTTTGGCAGATGCGAATCGAAATATTTTATATGTGGATGAAATCAATCTGCTGGATGATCATGTTGTTGACGTATTGTTGGATGCCGCCGCAATGGGGGTTAATACCGTAGAACGCGAAGGCGTTTCCATGTCGCACCCAGCTAAATTTGTCTTAATCGGTACGATGAACCCCGAAGAAGGTGATATTCGTCCACAATTATTGGATCGTTTCGGACTTTCCGTCGAAGTTGTTGGCGAACACGATGCGCAGCAACGTGTAGAGGTTATTAAACGTCGCTTGGCATATGAAGCCGACCCGGAAAAATTTGCGGAAGAATACGCGGAAGAACAAAAGCAATTGGAAAAAAAGATTCACCGCGCCCGTGTGCTCCTGCCTACGGTTCAAGTTCCTGATGAAGCGCTGGCAAAAACGGCGGAACTTTCCGTGGCATTAGACGTCGACGGTCATCGAGCCGATATTACGATGCTCAAAACCGCCATGACGATCGCCGCTTTTGACGGCCGCAGCGAAGTGACGTTGGCAGATTTGAAGGCAGCGGCGGAACTTGTTTTGCCGCACCGTATGCGCCGTAAACCGTTTGAAGAAACCGGCATCGACTTTACCGTGATTGATCAGGTTTTGAACGGCCAAGCGTCATGA
- a CDS encoding ExbD/TolR family protein, translating to MKLREMRVSKQPKLMIIPMIDIIFFLLVFFMMSMLTMVVQKSVDLSLPKTQSAKVSMETTVPISIKKDGTIYFEQEPIHAEDLRRRIEVEKARNPQLAILVRADAESQYNNFMYVLDQVKLSGISRIGIATDGAKPAPAAPQP from the coding sequence ATGAAGCTTAGAGAAATGCGGGTAAGCAAGCAACCGAAGCTGATGATTATCCCGATGATTGATATCATCTTTTTCTTGCTTGTGTTTTTTATGATGAGTATGCTTACCATGGTGGTTCAAAAATCAGTGGATTTGTCCTTGCCCAAGACACAATCCGCTAAAGTGAGTATGGAAACTACCGTGCCGATCAGTATAAAAAAAGACGGTACGATTTACTTTGAACAGGAACCAATACATGCAGAGGACTTGCGGCGACGCATTGAAGTAGAAAAAGCCAGAAATCCACAACTGGCGATTTTGGTGCGCGCGGATGCGGAATCGCAATACAATAATTTTATGTATGTTTTGGATCAGGTAAAGCTGTCAGGCATTTCGCGCATCGGTATCGCTACCGATGGGGCGAAACCGGCGCCGGCTGCGCCGCAACCTTGA
- a CDS encoding VWA domain-containing protein: protein MSYPYIYPFVAVVGQDDVKEAILLALVNPKIGGLLISGSKATAKSTLLRSAMALTEQTLVELPLSATEDRVFGHIDLEKTLADGKRIFLPGLLAKADQQILYIDEINLLRRDLLAAILQVHETHENKIEREGLSYSHPTDFMLVGTMNPQEGTLSDALLDRFGMFVNAQAETDPAKRQEIVRRVLAYEKDRIAFVQRYAEETEKLRKKVITAQAIIPQMEVPAPMLQLAAVYSENAWLAGHRGDIILLEATKAVAALAGRNFLIPDDMERAAYFVLPHRMHQPEHASQEQPEQQPPQPPDQSDDDSAEMPPQNDARELPPPPSNLPEDNDFDTNDDDSHEADTPPNPQMPLPPETWEDINKAFSALQLQVTMNVDRFKRKGSGKRQRTKTDLKQGRYIRAVPMAHEVTDLALDATIRAAAPYQKQREKHGLAIALEKDDLRQKVREKRTGTVFLFCVDASGSMGAKHRMGAVKGAIYGLLQEAYQKRDRIGLITFRRNTAELLLPVTRSIDLAQKALKELPTGGKTPLAAALEMSLAVLAQLKFQDPEVRPVFLLVTDGRATSSLSGGNPVDEAIELGEKLRRTGAAMVVIDTETDFISMGIAKKLSSSMGATYYHVKDLSDEKVLRIVQDHYQH from the coding sequence ATGAGCTATCCGTATATCTATCCGTTTGTTGCCGTGGTCGGCCAGGATGATGTAAAAGAAGCCATTCTCCTGGCTTTAGTCAATCCGAAGATCGGAGGCCTGCTGATTTCCGGAAGCAAGGCGACAGCGAAAAGCACACTACTGCGCTCCGCGATGGCATTAACGGAGCAGACTTTGGTGGAATTACCGCTTTCCGCAACGGAAGACCGCGTCTTCGGTCATATTGACTTGGAAAAAACGTTAGCCGATGGTAAGCGTATATTTTTACCCGGCTTACTTGCCAAAGCGGATCAACAAATTTTATACATCGATGAAATCAATCTTCTGCGGCGAGACCTTTTAGCGGCGATTTTGCAGGTTCATGAGACGCATGAAAACAAAATCGAACGCGAAGGACTTTCCTATTCTCATCCTACCGACTTCATGCTGGTCGGTACGATGAATCCCCAAGAGGGAACGTTGAGCGATGCGCTTTTGGATCGGTTCGGGATGTTTGTCAATGCGCAGGCGGAAACCGACCCTGCCAAACGACAGGAGATTGTTCGTCGCGTTTTAGCGTACGAAAAAGATCGCATCGCCTTTGTACAACGCTATGCAGAAGAAACCGAAAAGTTGCGCAAAAAAGTAATAACGGCACAAGCCATCATTCCGCAAATGGAGGTGCCGGCGCCCATGCTGCAGTTGGCGGCTGTATATAGTGAAAATGCGTGGCTTGCCGGTCATCGCGGGGACATTATTTTACTGGAAGCGACGAAAGCGGTAGCGGCTCTTGCCGGCCGCAATTTCTTGATACCCGATGACATGGAACGAGCGGCGTATTTTGTGTTACCGCATCGTATGCATCAACCCGAACATGCATCGCAGGAACAGCCGGAGCAACAACCGCCGCAACCGCCGGATCAGTCTGATGATGATTCTGCGGAGATGCCACCGCAAAATGATGCACGAGAATTGCCGCCTCCTCCGTCCAATTTGCCGGAAGATAACGACTTTGATACCAATGATGATGACTCCCATGAAGCCGATACGCCGCCAAATCCACAAATGCCGCTGCCGCCGGAAACTTGGGAAGATATCAATAAAGCGTTTTCGGCGTTACAGCTGCAAGTCACGATGAATGTGGATCGTTTTAAGCGTAAAGGTTCGGGAAAACGGCAACGAACGAAGACAGATTTAAAACAGGGGCGCTACATTCGTGCCGTGCCGATGGCTCACGAAGTTACCGACCTTGCGCTGGATGCAACCATTCGTGCTGCTGCGCCGTACCAAAAGCAACGGGAAAAGCATGGCTTGGCCATTGCCCTCGAAAAGGATGACTTACGTCAGAAAGTGCGCGAAAAACGCACCGGAACCGTGTTTTTGTTTTGTGTGGATGCGTCGGGGTCTATGGGAGCAAAGCATCGTATGGGCGCGGTAAAAGGGGCCATTTACGGCCTTTTGCAAGAAGCCTATCAAAAGCGTGATCGCATCGGTCTGATAACATTTCGGCGCAATACGGCGGAACTTCTATTGCCCGTGACGCGCAGTATTGATTTGGCACAAAAAGCTCTGAAGGAATTACCTACGGGCGGTAAAACACCGTTGGCGGCTGCGCTTGAAATGTCGCTTGCCGTGCTTGCACAATTGAAATTTCAAGATCCGGAAGTACGACCGGTATTTCTCTTGGTGACTGACGGCCGTGCAACTTCTTCGCTCTCGGGCGGTAACCCGGTGGACGAGGCGATCGAACTGGGAGAAAAGTTACGTCGTACCGGAGCGGCCATGGTGGTGATTGATACCGAAACAGATTTCATCAGCATGGGGATCGCTAAGAAATTGTCCTCTTCCATGGGGGCGACCTATTATCACGTCAAAGATTTATCGGATGAAAAAGTATTACGCATTGTCCAAGATCACTACCAACATTAA
- a CDS encoding cobyrinate a,c-diamide synthase, with product MTTFHRPRVVIAGTNSGVGKTTIVTGLLAALTQSGHAVQPFKVGPDYIDPGFHALASGRDSYNLDTWLVPEEKLAENFTRLSEGAELSIIEGVMGLYDGGSAGISSTAAIAKRLQAPVILVINVQSMGQSAGAIALGYKNYDPDVRLAGVIVNRVGSPKHAEMVRESIEQLGIPVLGIIHRNDLLQTPERHLGLTPVTETDPTAVIQQMAKVMHESIDLDRLRAAAEQAPDLSIESRQELDEPIKVRIAVAHDAAFSFYYPTSLQYLERLGAELVHFSPLTDKELPPDIDGIILGGGFPEMFLDALSENREMLTEMKQAADDGMPIYAECGGLMYLCESVTDFAGTRYPLTGIVPATTQMENKLQRVGYVTATAQQDSIIATKGATLRGHEFHFSTLLPENDETYPWAYELIGSRNVTPHKEGYVSQNVLASYLHLAWDGSPQAARRFLTICHDYRQGRLNG from the coding sequence ATGACAACCTTCCACCGACCACGAGTGGTGATTGCCGGAACGAACAGCGGTGTAGGAAAAACGACGATTGTAACCGGTTTGCTCGCGGCATTGACGCAGTCCGGACATGCTGTTCAGCCATTTAAAGTAGGGCCGGATTACATTGACCCCGGCTTTCATGCGCTGGCGTCCGGGCGGGATTCATATAACCTTGATACTTGGTTGGTACCGGAGGAAAAACTGGCGGAAAATTTTACGCGGTTAAGTGAGGGCGCAGAACTTTCGATCATTGAAGGAGTCATGGGCCTATACGATGGAGGCTCTGCCGGTATCAGTAGTACTGCCGCTATCGCGAAACGTCTGCAGGCGCCGGTCATACTGGTTATTAATGTGCAGTCAATGGGACAAAGTGCCGGTGCTATTGCGCTTGGGTATAAAAATTATGACCCGGATGTTCGGTTGGCAGGCGTAATCGTTAATCGTGTCGGCTCACCGAAACATGCCGAAATGGTTCGGGAAAGCATTGAACAGCTGGGGATTCCGGTCTTAGGTATTATTCATCGTAATGATTTGCTCCAAACGCCGGAACGGCACTTGGGATTGACGCCGGTGACGGAAACCGATCCGACTGCCGTGATTCAACAGATGGCGAAAGTCATGCATGAATCTATTGATTTGGATCGTTTGCGCGCCGCGGCCGAACAAGCACCGGATCTTAGTATCGAATCGCGACAGGAGCTTGACGAACCGATAAAGGTAAGGATCGCCGTAGCGCATGATGCGGCATTTTCCTTTTATTATCCGACCAGCTTGCAATATTTGGAGCGGTTGGGGGCTGAATTAGTTCATTTCAGTCCGTTAACTGACAAAGAATTGCCGCCTGATATTGACGGAATCATTTTGGGCGGCGGTTTCCCGGAGATGTTTTTGGATGCATTGAGCGAAAACCGGGAGATGCTTACGGAAATGAAGCAAGCGGCTGACGATGGTATGCCGATTTACGCGGAATGCGGAGGCTTGATGTACCTTTGCGAAAGCGTGACGGATTTTGCCGGTACCCGATACCCGTTGACGGGTATCGTACCTGCAACGACGCAAATGGAAAATAAGTTGCAGCGTGTCGGCTATGTGACGGCGACCGCGCAACAGGACAGCATTATCGCGACAAAAGGAGCGACTCTACGCGGGCATGAATTTCACTTCTCAACGTTACTTCCGGAGAACGACGAAACATATCCATGGGCATACGAATTGATCGGTAGTCGCAATGTCACACCGCATAAGGAAGGGTATGTTTCACAAAATGTATTGGCATCGTACTTACATTTGGCGTGGGATGGCTCTCCGCAAGCGGCGCGACGCTTCTTGACTATTTGTCATGACTATCGGCAGGGGAGATTAAATGGATAA